The Aquidulcibacter paucihalophilus genomic interval CGGCCTACTCCGCCGGGCGACGCGGGGTCTCCTTGCTGGTGATGCAGGGTGGTCGGGTTCTGTTCGAGGACTATCCCCGGTCCAGCGCCGGCGCGACTCATGAACTGGCCAGCGGGACCAAGAGTTTCTGCGGAATCCTGGCCGCTGCCATGGTGCAGGACGGTCTTCTGTCCCTCGACGAACCCTGTGCGGACACCCTCGGCGAATGGCGTTAAGACCCGGTCAGGCGAGGGGCGACCATCCGGACCCTGTTGAGCCTGTCGTCCGGCGTCGGCGGAGTTTCGATCGGACGGCCGGGGACCTATGCCGCCTCGGTCGCCCAGCCCTTCGCCGGCGCACCCGGTGTCTTCCGCTACGGGCCCGCGCCCTTTCAGGTGTTCGGCGAGATCGTGCGCCGGAAGCTCTCGGCGTCGGGGCGGCCCGACGACGTCCTGACCTTTATGGAGGAGCGGCTGCTGGGTCCCGCCGGCGTGTCCCACGGGCCCTGGCGGCGGCAGGCCGGTCAACCCAACATGCCGTCGGGCGCGCAGTTCGACGCCCGCAACTGGGCCCGCTTCGGGGCCTTTGTGCAGGGGAGATGTCGGGTCAACGGTCAGGCGATTGTGGACCCGGCGGCGCTGGCCGACTGCTTCCGCCCGACCCCCGCCAATCCCGGCTACGGCCTGACCTGGTGGTTGCTGCGTCCGGGTCTGGTCCCGCCGAGCCCCCGTTCGCCCATCGATTCCTCGGTCTCCGCCCTCGCGGGCCTGCCGACGGTGAATATGGCGGCCGGCGCGGGCGATCAGCGCCTGTACCTGATCCCGGATCGTGATCTGGTCATCGTGCGTCAGGCGGACGGCATTCTCGCGAGGCTGGCCGGCGGCGGCACGGACTGGTCGGATGCGGCCTTCCTGCGGCTGGTGCTCAGCTGACGGTCCAGCCGTCCGCCTCGCGCAGGGCGTTGTGGATGGCGGTGGCCGCCACCGCCGCCTCCGCCGAGGCCACGGCGATCTGGTTCAGGCCGCGCACGACGTCGCCGGCGGCATAGAGACCCTTCACGCTTGTGGCCTGTTGCGGATCCACGAACAGCCGGCCGTCCTCGCCAATCCGGGCGTCCAGCGCCCGCGCCAGCGTCGCGTTGGCCGAGGTCCCGAGGGCCGAATAGACCAGATCGAACGTTCGGGAGACGCCGCCCCAGCCGAGCGCCGTCACCCGGTCACCTTCCAGCTGGACGTTGTCGATCGGCGCGCGGATCAGCTCGATCCCCAACCGCGCCAGCTCGTCCTGTCTGGTCAGGGTTTCCGGCGAACCGGTGTGGATCAGGGTGACGCGATCGGAATAGGTGCGCAGGAAGGCGGCTTCGCGGACGCCCTTGTCGTCGTCGCCGATCACCGCCACCGCCTTGTCGATCGCTTCAAAGCCGTCGCAGATCGGACAGATGCGGACCAGCGACCGCTCAATCGCCCGTTCGACGCCCGGCAGGTCGGGATGATGGTCGATGACGCCCGTGGCCAGCAGGACGGCCCGTACCTTGACCTCACGGCCGTTGAGCCGGGCGATGAAGCCGTCGCCGTCGTGCGTCAGGCGCTCGACGCGCCCAGCCTCGATGACCGCGCCGTACTCCGTCGCCTGATCCGTCATCCGCTTCAGGATGGCTTCGCCGGTGATCCCCTGTGGAAAGCCGGGCATGTTGTGGCTCACCGGGATCCAGCAGGCGCGTGGCGCGCCACCATTGGCCACCAGCACCCGCCGCCGGAACCGGGCCAGATAGGTCGCCGCTGTCAGGCCTGCCGGCCCCGCGCCGACGATCAGGACTTCGGGATCGTCGCTCATCGGTGCCAAGGTCACTTCCCGTCCAGGCGGAGGCAATCAGTCAGGGCCGGTCGCGGGCGTTCGCGCCCTTTTCGCGGTCTCCGCATCGTCCAGCACCCGCCGCATGAGCGCCGCGTCGATCAGCACCGGCGCTTCGCAAAAGGCGAGGATCCAGCGCTGA includes:
- a CDS encoding NAD(P)/FAD-dependent oxidoreductase; this encodes MSDDPEVLIVGAGPAGLTAATYLARFRRRVLVANGGAPRACWIPVSHNMPGFPQGITGEAILKRMTDQATEYGAVIEAGRVERLTHDGDGFIARLNGREVKVRAVLLATGVIDHHPDLPGVERAIERSLVRICPICDGFEAIDKAVAVIGDDDKGVREAAFLRTYSDRVTLIHTGSPETLTRQDELARLGIELIRAPIDNVQLEGDRVTALGWGGVSRTFDLVYSALGTSANATLARALDARIGEDGRLFVDPQQATSVKGLYAAGDVVRGLNQIAVASAEAAVAATAIHNALREADGWTVS
- a CDS encoding serine hydrolase; translated protein: MQIDRRSVLAGAAALVAAPASGRAQSPDYSAAAAYSAGRRGVSLLVMQGGRVLFEDYPRSSAGATHELASGTKSFCGILAAAMVQDGLLSLDEPCADTLGEWR